One window from the genome of Periophthalmus magnuspinnatus isolate fPerMag1 chromosome 18, fPerMag1.2.pri, whole genome shotgun sequence encodes:
- the LOC117386490 gene encoding vang-like protein 2: MDNESTYSGYSYKSSHSRSSRKHRERRDRHRSSKSRDGSSRDKSSLQPPGEPLLDAESTRDERDDNWGETTTVVTGTSVDSVSQEDLTRITKDLEDSTPLHCRRYLGLTLAAILGLFAFVTPLAFLALPQVLWRDSLDPCGTPCEGLYISLAFKLLILLISTWALFLRPPRASFPRFFVYRCLLLALVFLFVASYWLFYGVRVLEPRETDYRGIVGYAASLVDALLFIQYLALVLLEVRHLRPAFCLKVVRSTDGVSRFYNVGHLSIQRAAAWVLDHYYSDFPVHNPAVLNLPKSILSKKTSAFKIYSLGEENTTGNSTGQSRAMIAAAARRRDNSHNEYYYEEAEMERRVRKRKARLVVAVEEAFTHIKRHQDEQTPSSPKHPREVMDPREAAQAIFAPMARAMQKYLRATRQQSYHTMESIINHLQFCITHNMTPKAFLERYLALGPTLQYLDHGRGRQWTLVSEDPVTSALRQGLVFSLKRPDFALVVNVTPLPFLALGEEFVDPKSHKFVMKLQSETSV, encoded by the exons ATGGACAACGAATCCACCTACTCCGGATACTCCTATAAGTCGTCCCATTCACGCAGCTCCAGGAAGCACAG agaGCGGAGGGACAGACATCGGAGCTCCAAAAGTCGTGATGGAAGCAGTCGAGACAAGTCGAGTCTGCAGCCTCCAGGAGAGCCCCTGCTGGATGCAGAGTCCACCAGAGATGAGAGG GACGATAACTGGGGGGAGACCACCACGGTCGTCACGGGAACCTCTGTGGACAGTGTTTCTCAGGAGGATTTGACCCGCATCACTAAAGACCTAGAGGACTCCACACCTCTGCACTGCCGACGCTACCTTGGGCTCACACTGGCCGCCATCTTGGGCTTGTTCGCCTTTGTCACCCCTTTGGCCTTCCTGGCTCTGCCTCAGGTGTTGTGGCGGGACTCCCTGGACCCTTGTGGTACGCCTTGTGAAGGGTTATACATTTCATTGGCCTTTAaactcctcatcctcctcatttCGACCTGGGCCTTGTTTCTGAGACCACCTCGTGCCTCCTTCCCGCGTTTTTTCGTCTACCGATGTCTACTGCTGGCGTTGGTTTTCCTCTTTGTCGCCTCCTACTGGCTGTTCTATGGCGTCCGTGTGTTGGAGCCCAGGGAGACGGACTACAGAGGCATTGTGGGATACGCTGCCTCACTGGTCGACGCGCTCCTGTTCATTCAGTACCTGGCGTTAGTGCTATTGGAAGTGCGCCACCTACGGCCCGCTTTCTGCCTGAAGGTGGTGCGGTCCACGGATGGGGTCAGCCGCTTCTACAACGTGGGACATCTCAG TATTCAGAGAGCAGCTGCCTGGGTGTTGGACCATTACTACAGCGACTTCCCTGTTCACAATCCTGCTGTGTTAAACCTGCCCAAGTCCATCCTCTCCAAAAAGACCTCTGCCTTCAAGATCTACAGCCTTGGAGAAG AAAACACCACAGGTAACTCCACAGGACAGTCCCGGGCCATGATCGCAGCAGCTGCACGAAGACGAGACAATTCCCACAACGAGTATTACTACGAAGAGGCCGAGATGGAGCGAAGGGTCCGCAAACGCAAGGCTAG GCTGGTGGTGGCAGTAGAGGAGGCGTTCACTCATATAAAACGTCACCAGGACGAGCAGACGCCCTCCTCCCCCAAGCACCCACGTGAGGTCATGGACCCCCGAGAGGCGGCTCAGGCCATCTTTGCCCCGATGGCCCGTGCCATGCAGAAGTACCTGAGGGCCACTAGGCAGCAGTCTTACCACACTATGGAGAGCATCATCAACCACCTGCAGTTCTGCATCACCCACAACATGACGCCCAAG gccTTTTTGGAGCGTTACCTGGCTCTGGGCCCCACCCTGCAGTACCTGGACCACGGCAGGGGGCGCCAGTGGACGTTAGTGAGCGAAGACCCCGTCACCTCCGCTCTTCGACAGGGTCTGGTCTTCTCCTTAAAACGTCCTGATTTCGCATTGGTCGTGAATGTAACGCCACTTCCCTTTTTAGCTTTGGGAGAAGAATTTGTAGATCCTAAAAGTCACAAATTCGTCATGAAGCTTCAGTCTGAGACGTCTGTGTAG